The Pirellulales bacterium sequence TAGCGGCATCCAGCCGCGCGCCGCCGCTCTACGCCCGCGCCGACTATTGCTGAACGACGGCAAAATCGCTGAACAGCACCTCTTTCAACAGAGGCTCTCCCAGCAACGAGTTAGTTTTCGCCAAAATCTGCCTTTTAATCAATCCCAAACCGGGGTCGGTCAGGTCGGACATCTGGGCGTTGCGAATGATGGTGATCACCTGATCGCGAAAGCGGTTTTTATTTCTCTTGAACAACTTGCCAAAAGGCGAATTGTCTTCCTCCACTTCACCTGGTTTACCGTGGCCTCCATGTTCCCCACCTCCCTTAGCTGCCTTTTCTTCGTGGTCGGCCGCGACCGTGCCGAAGAGTTGGAAGTCGATGAGCGACGTGGTATTCGAGTTGGGGTCGAACGCCGTGAGGCTGAACTTGCCGAGGTCCACCTCGCGGAGTTCGGCGCGTCCTTCGGCTGCAGCCTCTTTTTCCGATTTCTCCGTGGTCTGCGCGGCCGCGGTCTCTTTCTTGGCTTCCGCCTTGGCCGCCGAATCTCCGCCGGGCAAATACAGATACGCTAGCACGCATTGCGAGAGCACGATGGCGCCGACGATCGCGCCGATCTTCGCCTTCGACAACGACTT is a genomic window containing:
- a CDS encoding flagellar basal body-associated FliL family protein; the encoded protein is MAELATSPAGINGADAAGAKKSLSKAKIGAIVGAIVLSQCVLAYLYLPGGDSAAKAEAKKETAAAQTTEKSEKEAAAEGRAELREVDLGKFSLTAFDPNSNTTSLIDFQLFGTVAADHEEKAAKGGGEHGGHGKPGEVEEDNSPFGKLFKRNKNRFRDQVITIIRNAQMSDLTDPGLGLIKRQILAKTNSLLGEPLLKEVLFSDFAVVQQ